A window of Pirellula sp. SH-Sr6A contains these coding sequences:
- the gltX gene encoding glutamate--tRNA ligase: protein MTVRTRFAPSPTGYLHIGGVRTALFNYLLAKQSGGQFLLRIDDTDQNRNVQAALQPILDGFRWLGLNWDEGPEVGGPFAPYFQSQRSNSYEAAVARLLESGAAYYDFATAEELATQRAAAESSGKSFLYDRAFMGDTPEKIEQFRAQGREAVVRLKMPREGHCQFHDLIRGDCSFAWSDEQDHVIQRADGTCLYHLANVVDDFDFQITHVVRAVEHLPNTPRQIFIAQSLGYPLPIYAHLPYVAEPGGTAKLSKRKLDKYLKQKDFAALNQLGATIAERAKLNVAPETFNPVVVDFYRETGFLPEAVLNYLLLLGWSLDDSTEHFSLADAIQHFSLARVNKAPASFDPQKLVAFQTRWMNQLDAKKKVAMVLPYLQKAGWVPTPPPCDIAEFLTQVVTAAGDRIKVAGDILQFDELFTPDDAFSIDSDAMAKKLKGDAAVVEAVQGFCEVIRSSTSTLQSDFEPTLKSYVEGRGIKLGNFMAGLRIALTGKTSGLTLFDYLCLFGKERSIARIQRTLSL, encoded by the coding sequence ATGACCGTACGAACCCGATTTGCCCCCAGCCCCACCGGATACTTGCACATCGGCGGAGTGCGCACCGCACTGTTCAACTATTTGCTAGCGAAACAGTCGGGTGGCCAATTCCTTCTTCGCATCGACGACACCGACCAAAATCGAAATGTGCAAGCGGCGTTGCAACCTATTTTGGATGGGTTCCGATGGTTGGGATTGAACTGGGACGAAGGTCCGGAGGTGGGAGGCCCCTTCGCTCCCTACTTCCAATCCCAACGCTCGAATTCTTACGAAGCCGCCGTTGCTCGATTGCTCGAATCCGGGGCCGCCTACTACGACTTCGCGACCGCAGAGGAACTGGCGACCCAGCGGGCGGCCGCCGAATCGAGCGGCAAATCGTTCCTCTACGACCGGGCGTTCATGGGGGATACTCCAGAGAAGATCGAACAGTTTCGCGCCCAAGGCCGGGAAGCGGTGGTTCGACTCAAAATGCCTCGCGAAGGTCACTGCCAATTCCACGATTTGATCCGCGGGGATTGCTCGTTCGCTTGGAGCGATGAACAAGATCACGTGATCCAGCGTGCCGACGGGACTTGCCTTTACCACTTGGCCAACGTCGTCGACGATTTCGATTTTCAAATCACCCATGTGGTACGAGCGGTCGAGCATTTACCCAACACGCCCCGCCAGATCTTCATCGCCCAGTCTCTCGGTTACCCTTTGCCCATCTATGCCCACCTTCCCTACGTCGCCGAGCCCGGTGGAACGGCCAAGCTGAGCAAACGAAAACTGGATAAGTATCTGAAGCAGAAAGACTTCGCAGCGCTCAATCAACTCGGGGCGACGATCGCCGAGCGAGCGAAACTCAATGTTGCACCCGAGACTTTCAATCCTGTCGTCGTCGATTTCTATCGCGAGACGGGTTTTCTCCCCGAAGCGGTCCTGAATTACTTGCTGCTGCTCGGCTGGTCTCTCGATGACAGCACCGAGCATTTTTCTCTCGCCGATGCTATTCAGCACTTCTCCCTAGCGCGGGTCAACAAGGCTCCCGCGTCGTTTGACCCTCAAAAACTGGTCGCGTTCCAAACCCGTTGGATGAACCAGCTCGATGCCAAGAAAAAGGTCGCGATGGTTTTGCCTTATCTTCAAAAGGCGGGCTGGGTGCCAACCCCTCCCCCCTGCGACATTGCGGAGTTCCTCACGCAGGTCGTTACCGCCGCCGGAGATCGAATCAAAGTGGCAGGAGATATCCTTCAATTCGATGAACTGTTCACACCGGACGATGCGTTCTCGATCGACTCCGATGCGATGGCCAAGAAGCTAAAGGGAGACGCGGCAGTGGTCGAGGCCGTCCAAGGTTTCTGCGAGGTCATCCGCTCGTCTACGAGCACGCTCCAATCCGACTTCGAACCTACCCTGAAGTCCTACGTCGAGGGTCGTGGTATCAAGCTCGGGAACTTTATGGCAGGTCTTCGAATCGCCCTGACGGGCAAGACATCGGGACTTACCCTCTTCGATTACTTGTGCCTCTTCGGGAAAGAACGCTCGATCGCGAGAATCCAACGCACGCTAAGCCTGTAA
- a CDS encoding discoidin domain-containing protein gives MLRRFFFLLVSVPFFLASPSPVQSQILDKEKMLQRETFWDNRDWNWYSNQIPFFDCPDREITTTYYYRWDLLTKHLTYGSPHSGYSFTEFIDRPFWSGAYGAISCPAGFQLYESRWLRSPRIATDYLKYWFRTPGAQPRNYSTWLADSAVAVDQVHPNREALIDLLPDLIANFEGWEKRHFVPEVGLFWQTGHDDGMELNINSRQTQDILRGAPSYRPSFNSYMWADAKAIAQIATLAGKAEIAAQYTAKAEALRSRMLERMWDPKRQFFFPVLKNDEQRDGFTQKALSRTYESGQFAGDSHGRELIGYVPWQFGVLKGKTSFDAAWLKLMDRDGFYADFGPSTVERNDPMFLLQKSCCWWSGQSWPYATTQTLKGLANYLQSGGDQIAAADYVDLLGIYARSHRKDGKPYLAEALHPDTGSFEGHDGYNHSEHYFHSGYCDLVITGLVGLVPRGDATLEIRPLAPDDWEYFALDEVPYRGHLISVVWDREGNKYGHGKGLHVLVDGKRAGHSSTLRALILPNAVPGQGIEADSPKQSSVPTNFAVNNDGTYFPRTATSYTASGTSTSKLNDGNYWYLRHPPNRWTCEGSASQEDWIEIDFGVEREINSVQLYVLDDRADANPSPIRAPALVRLEAMVENDWENIEASASLPRPEGHRPYVLSFPPKKVRKLRTWLVHDGSWRSGLTEIEAWGDAILPIATVPPPAGNLAFNDGSKEFPRATSSHHDRFGGVPKSAIDGITNFLPSPTNRWTSYESKTESDWLEIDFGKPTEFRRVELGIYDDRGGVQPPTSIAFQAWNGTEWKAIPEVVLSPSKPTGSQWNTARFPATAASKLRILFTHSGAARSGVTEVMVWND, from the coding sequence ATGCTGCGACGATTTTTCTTCCTCCTGGTGTCCGTTCCCTTCTTCCTGGCGTCGCCGTCTCCTGTCCAATCGCAAATTCTCGACAAGGAGAAAATGCTGCAGCGCGAGACCTTTTGGGATAATCGGGACTGGAACTGGTACTCCAACCAGATTCCTTTTTTTGATTGCCCCGATCGAGAGATCACCACGACGTATTACTACCGTTGGGATCTTTTGACGAAACACTTGACGTACGGGTCCCCCCATAGCGGCTATTCCTTCACGGAGTTCATCGACCGACCGTTTTGGTCGGGGGCCTACGGAGCCATCAGTTGTCCAGCTGGTTTTCAACTTTATGAGTCGCGCTGGCTCCGCTCCCCTCGCATTGCAACGGACTATCTGAAGTACTGGTTCCGCACCCCCGGCGCGCAACCCCGCAATTACTCCACTTGGCTGGCCGACTCCGCTGTTGCGGTGGATCAAGTCCATCCGAACCGCGAGGCCTTGATCGATCTTCTACCTGATCTGATCGCGAACTTCGAAGGCTGGGAGAAGCGTCATTTCGTCCCCGAGGTAGGACTGTTTTGGCAAACCGGACACGACGATGGCATGGAGCTCAATATCAATAGCCGCCAAACGCAAGACATTCTTCGGGGAGCACCTAGCTATAGGCCTTCCTTCAACAGCTACATGTGGGCCGATGCCAAAGCGATCGCGCAGATCGCGACCCTGGCAGGCAAGGCGGAGATTGCAGCACAGTATACGGCCAAGGCAGAGGCGCTGCGGTCTCGCATGTTGGAACGGATGTGGGATCCCAAACGGCAGTTCTTCTTCCCTGTTCTCAAGAACGATGAACAGAGAGATGGCTTTACACAAAAAGCGCTCTCCCGCACCTACGAGAGTGGACAATTCGCGGGGGATTCGCACGGCAGGGAGTTGATTGGCTACGTGCCGTGGCAGTTCGGCGTGCTGAAGGGGAAAACGTCATTCGATGCAGCCTGGTTGAAGTTGATGGACCGCGATGGATTCTATGCCGACTTCGGCCCCTCCACCGTCGAGCGAAACGATCCGATGTTCCTCTTGCAGAAGAGTTGCTGCTGGTGGAGCGGTCAGTCTTGGCCCTACGCCACGACCCAAACTCTCAAAGGTCTCGCCAATTACCTTCAAAGCGGCGGGGATCAGATTGCTGCGGCGGATTACGTCGATCTCCTCGGTATCTATGCGCGTTCGCATCGAAAGGATGGCAAACCTTATTTGGCTGAAGCGCTCCACCCCGATACCGGTTCATTCGAAGGGCACGATGGCTACAATCATTCGGAACATTACTTCCACTCTGGCTATTGCGATCTGGTGATCACAGGCTTGGTCGGGCTCGTACCTCGGGGCGATGCGACACTCGAGATCCGACCGCTCGCACCAGACGATTGGGAGTATTTCGCATTGGATGAGGTTCCGTACCGCGGGCATCTGATTTCCGTCGTATGGGATCGAGAGGGAAACAAATATGGTCATGGCAAAGGACTGCATGTCTTGGTGGACGGAAAGCGAGCTGGCCACTCTTCAACATTGCGAGCGTTGATATTGCCCAATGCTGTTCCTGGGCAAGGCATCGAGGCGGACAGCCCCAAACAGTCCAGTGTTCCCACCAACTTTGCCGTGAACAACGACGGAACTTACTTCCCCCGTACCGCTACGTCGTACACGGCTTCGGGAACCTCGACAAGCAAACTGAACGATGGCAATTATTGGTATCTGCGCCATCCCCCCAATCGATGGACCTGCGAGGGATCTGCAAGCCAAGAAGATTGGATCGAAATCGACTTCGGAGTCGAAAGAGAAATCAATTCGGTGCAACTCTATGTTCTGGACGATCGAGCGGATGCGAACCCATCTCCTATTCGCGCGCCGGCTTTGGTTCGTTTGGAAGCTATGGTCGAGAACGATTGGGAGAATATCGAAGCGAGTGCGTCACTCCCGCGGCCTGAGGGGCATCGACCATATGTCTTGTCGTTTCCCCCAAAGAAGGTTCGAAAGTTGCGGACGTGGCTCGTGCATGATGGATCATGGCGATCGGGACTAACCGAAATCGAAGCTTGGGGGGATGCCATCTTGCCGATCGCAACGGTACCGCCTCCCGCAGGCAACTTGGCATTCAACGATGGTTCGAAAGAATTCCCGCGCGCCACCAGCAGTCACCATGACCGTTTTGGAGGCGTCCCCAAGTCCGCGATCGATGGGATTACGAACTTTCTTCCGTCGCCGACCAATCGGTGGACCAGCTACGAGTCCAAGACCGAATCGGATTGGTTGGAGATCGATTTTGGCAAGCCGACAGAATTTCGTCGCGTCGAGCTTGGTATCTACGATGATCGGGGAGGGGTTCAACCGCCCACCTCGATCGCCTTCCAAGCTTGGAATGGCACGGAATGGAAGGCGATTCCAGAAGTGGTTCTGTCGCCCTCCAAGCCGACGGGTAGTCAGTGGAATACTGCAAGATTTCCCGCCACTGCCGCATCCAAGCTTCGCATCCTATTCACACACTCCGGCGCAGCGCGTAGCGGTGTGACGGAAGTCATGGTGTGGAACGATTGA
- a CDS encoding DUF1598 domain-containing protein: MVAILGSASGTLLAQNNNNNNNNNNNNNNNNNNNNNGANGLAGIDIDATGVLRVMQVDPRVAAAQRMATLQSTPPGELKKSPMRKVSLNRLEKFVSKQLDAGQPLNDEVWSIAGLQRLEYVLYLPETQDIVIAGPADQWYADGSGRFVGLSNGRATLRLDDLIVALRAFGPNGGATKSIGCSIDPTQEGLKRMKQFHSQFGGQAPSDIRPLVAGMKNALGMQTVTIKGVPKSTHFARVLVEADYRMKLIGIGLQDPIVPMTTWIQRSRPNPGGNALQRWYFEADYSTVATNEAGTAMHLAGRGVKLSGALEGVQSDGKRKDTGKSGDPASVGFTREFTEKFDLIADVTPVFHEMRNLFDMSIAAAFIQDRNLYEKASWNLGIFGNENQFAVSTGTEVTQVETAINAIWKESQLMTPIGGGVHIAARKLVNPSTVSVDKAVEEKAESMGAPADLRENQWWWD; the protein is encoded by the coding sequence ATGGTTGCCATTCTCGGCAGCGCGAGCGGAACGTTGTTAGCCCAGAACAATAACAATAACAACAACAACAATAATAATAACAACAATAACAACAACAATAATAACAACGGCGCCAACGGCCTCGCAGGGATCGACATCGACGCGACCGGCGTTCTGCGCGTGATGCAGGTCGACCCTCGGGTCGCGGCCGCCCAGCGGATGGCGACGCTGCAAAGCACCCCTCCCGGGGAGCTGAAAAAGTCTCCGATGCGAAAGGTCTCGCTGAATCGTCTGGAAAAATTTGTCTCCAAGCAGCTGGATGCGGGGCAACCTCTGAACGACGAAGTTTGGAGTATCGCAGGACTGCAACGTTTGGAGTATGTCCTCTATCTTCCTGAAACCCAAGACATCGTGATCGCAGGCCCGGCGGATCAGTGGTACGCCGATGGTTCTGGACGATTTGTCGGTCTTTCCAACGGCCGCGCAACACTCCGACTCGATGATCTGATCGTCGCTTTGCGTGCCTTCGGACCCAATGGCGGGGCGACCAAGTCCATCGGTTGTTCCATCGACCCAACCCAGGAGGGGCTCAAGCGAATGAAGCAATTCCATTCGCAGTTCGGCGGCCAAGCTCCCTCGGACATCCGACCGCTTGTGGCCGGAATGAAAAATGCCTTGGGAATGCAAACCGTTACGATCAAGGGTGTTCCCAAATCGACTCACTTCGCGCGCGTTCTCGTCGAGGCAGACTATCGCATGAAGCTGATCGGGATCGGACTTCAAGACCCCATCGTCCCAATGACCACATGGATCCAGCGTTCCCGCCCCAACCCCGGTGGCAATGCCCTCCAACGCTGGTACTTTGAAGCAGATTATTCGACGGTCGCGACTAATGAAGCAGGTACCGCGATGCACTTGGCCGGTCGAGGTGTGAAGCTTTCTGGAGCGCTCGAAGGTGTTCAATCCGACGGCAAGCGAAAGGATACGGGGAAATCCGGCGATCCAGCGAGCGTCGGGTTCACCCGCGAGTTCACCGAAAAGTTTGATCTGATCGCCGACGTTACCCCCGTTTTCCACGAAATGCGCAACTTGTTCGACATGAGCATCGCCGCAGCCTTCATCCAAGATCGCAATCTGTACGAAAAGGCGAGTTGGAACCTAGGGATCTTTGGCAATGAGAATCAATTCGCAGTCAGCACCGGGACGGAAGTCACCCAAGTCGAGACAGCCATCAATGCGATTTGGAAGGAATCCCAGTTGATGACTCCAATCGGGGGCGGTGTCCACATCGCCGCACGAAAGCTTGTAAACCCCTCCACTGTCTCGGTCGACAAGGCCGTCGAGGAAAAAGCAGAGTCGATGGGCGCCCCTGCTGACCTGCGAGAGAATCAGTGGTGGTGGGATTGA
- a CDS encoding VanZ family protein has translation MKATVYGLRWAVVLLSAYWILLFIGTHIPPNAVMSQIRANDKFLHAGAFTGLSFLVAWAIPTKRNRWINVAVAIAVCVAYAAIDELLQIPVGRTADWYDFAADLIGVVMGISIYVLGRAMILAAGWKIFEPDTPAPLDPELDA, from the coding sequence ATGAAAGCAACCGTCTATGGCCTTCGATGGGCAGTCGTGTTGCTGTCGGCCTACTGGATTCTGTTGTTCATTGGCACCCACATCCCGCCGAATGCGGTGATGAGCCAGATTCGTGCCAATGACAAATTCTTGCACGCAGGGGCCTTCACCGGCCTCTCGTTTCTCGTCGCTTGGGCCATCCCGACCAAACGCAACCGTTGGATCAATGTTGCCGTCGCCATCGCGGTTTGCGTCGCTTATGCAGCCATCGATGAGTTGCTGCAGATACCGGTCGGTCGAACGGCTGACTGGTATGACTTTGCCGCCGATTTAATCGGGGTTGTCATGGGGATCTCGATCTATGTGCTGGGACGGGCCATGATCCTCGCCGCCGGTTGGAAAATCTTCGAGCCCGATACACCGGCTCCGTTGGATCCCGAGCTGGACGCGTAG
- a CDS encoding ATP-binding protein — protein MWIPNVPNWTIRKKLLVSMVVLGLVIAVLGYSSFRGVYAYRDLAATLGERALEMPMTAALTRSIDALRNQDRTIDIKEPMKFRLDREYEREMRSLQFQKGLERVRSILSRYRARLESSDEDELFLADRSQELALVAEISDLIQEIDSQQRSVLAENFDAPSAQHLQEQLAELSNLAHELPMLLAEKMSSFREDVRDRYRTWIVLTWSSALVAGVMLIGLISYARRAVIRPFKELLAGARRVAAGDFTIRIGADSKDELAELADAINLGVASFLSIQRDLHEQVRERSREVIRNEQLASVGFLAAGVAHEINNPLASIAWSAEALESRLHRILHATAGQSQPDESTGVDVDTLKTYLRRIQDEAFRCKGITERLLDFSRLGTEERRQYVDLAELIEDVVGMVRHLGQFRSKKIEFNPGPAAMMAWASPQEMKQVVLNLLTNALESLDPNRPDGLVTITIEQQNEQIEFAIQDNGSGMTEEVLQHLFEPFFTRRRDGRGTGLGLPITSRIIADHGGRIAAKSLGAGNGSRFEVRIPCQPSESKHTTSDHSPSSPREYRYAA, from the coding sequence ATGTGGATCCCCAACGTTCCGAACTGGACGATTCGAAAAAAGCTGCTTGTCTCAATGGTGGTCCTCGGACTGGTGATCGCCGTTTTGGGCTACAGCAGTTTTCGAGGTGTCTACGCGTACCGCGATTTGGCCGCCACGCTCGGAGAGCGTGCCTTGGAAATGCCGATGACCGCCGCACTGACTCGTTCGATCGACGCATTGCGGAATCAAGATCGCACGATCGACATCAAGGAGCCGATGAAGTTTCGGCTCGATCGTGAATACGAACGGGAGATGCGAAGCCTTCAATTCCAAAAGGGGCTGGAGCGAGTTCGCAGCATCCTCAGTCGATATCGGGCTCGATTGGAATCTTCCGATGAAGACGAACTCTTCTTGGCAGACCGTTCTCAAGAACTGGCTTTGGTGGCCGAAATCAGCGACTTGATTCAAGAGATCGATTCGCAACAACGATCGGTTCTGGCGGAAAACTTCGACGCACCCTCGGCTCAGCATCTGCAGGAACAATTGGCAGAACTTTCCAATCTTGCTCACGAGCTTCCTATGTTGCTCGCGGAAAAGATGTCCAGCTTTCGAGAGGATGTGCGAGATCGCTATCGAACTTGGATCGTGCTGACTTGGAGCAGCGCGTTGGTGGCGGGTGTCATGCTGATCGGCTTGATCAGCTACGCGCGGCGAGCCGTGATTCGACCATTCAAAGAGTTGCTCGCTGGTGCCCGACGTGTCGCCGCCGGGGACTTCACCATTCGGATTGGAGCGGACAGCAAGGACGAATTGGCGGAGCTGGCGGACGCGATCAACTTGGGTGTAGCCAGCTTTCTCAGCATCCAACGCGATCTGCATGAACAAGTTCGAGAGAGGTCGCGCGAGGTCATTCGGAACGAGCAGCTCGCGAGCGTTGGATTCCTGGCAGCTGGAGTAGCCCATGAAATCAACAATCCACTGGCATCGATCGCATGGAGCGCCGAAGCGCTCGAGTCTCGATTGCATCGTATTCTGCACGCGACCGCTGGCCAGTCCCAACCGGACGAATCGACCGGAGTCGATGTGGATACCCTGAAGACCTATTTGCGACGAATCCAAGACGAAGCCTTTCGATGCAAAGGAATTACGGAACGCCTGCTCGATTTTTCTCGTCTTGGAACCGAAGAGCGCCGCCAATATGTCGATCTCGCGGAACTGATCGAAGATGTCGTCGGCATGGTTCGGCACTTGGGACAATTTCGTTCGAAGAAGATCGAATTCAACCCTGGCCCCGCGGCCATGATGGCTTGGGCCAGCCCCCAGGAGATGAAGCAAGTCGTTCTCAATCTTCTTACCAACGCGTTGGAATCGCTCGATCCGAACCGCCCCGATGGCTTGGTCACCATCACCATCGAACAACAAAACGAACAGATCGAATTCGCTATCCAAGACAACGGGAGCGGTATGACCGAAGAAGTTCTCCAGCATCTCTTCGAGCCTTTTTTTACACGCCGTCGGGATGGACGCGGAACGGGATTAGGACTACCTATCACCAGCCGAATCATCGCCGATCACGGTGGCCGTATCGCAGCCAAGAGCTTGGGAGCCGGAAATGGCTCTCGCTTCGAAGTGCGAATCCCTTGCCAGCCCTCCGAATCCAAACACACCACATCCGACCATTCCCCCTCGTCGCCCCGAGAGTACCGTTATGCAGCATGA
- a CDS encoding sigma-54-dependent transcriptional regulator: MQHDPLSILFVDDETSLQELMRMEIPHMGHRVTVCPDGLTAIAAMEKDTFDCMIVDLDMPGMNGLQVIERASKMAPTMDCVVLTGKQSLESAVFALKYGVIDYIGKPCKLSEMNELFERVRARRGLKLHTLALQKAKQPQNARTVLIGQSEEMKTIATLVSKVAKTNSSVLIRGETGCGKELVARSVHEHSLRANRAFVAVNCGALPEHLIESELFGHKKGAFTGADSQRDGLFHEADGGTIFLDEIGELPLPMQAKLLRVLESGDIRRVGDNEVHHVDVRVVCATHRNLEQMVEDQTFREDLMFRINTFEIHVPSLRERSEDVMLLARHLYLRHHPEHDSIDELFDDETIAAFKQHPWPGNVRELANVVEYATILCDKPPIGLKHLPKHFCDKRMKREVRASMPALTLRDMEVLAVQEAIDRHNGNKPAAAEELGISLKTLYNKLNQAEPGRRAAV, from the coding sequence ATGCAGCATGACCCCCTATCGATTCTATTCGTGGACGATGAGACCTCGCTTCAAGAACTGATGCGCATGGAGATCCCACACATGGGGCACCGGGTAACGGTATGCCCTGATGGATTGACTGCGATTGCTGCGATGGAAAAGGACACATTCGACTGCATGATCGTCGATCTCGACATGCCTGGCATGAATGGCCTGCAAGTCATCGAACGGGCATCGAAAATGGCGCCCACGATGGATTGTGTTGTCCTGACGGGTAAACAATCTCTCGAGTCTGCCGTCTTCGCACTGAAGTACGGGGTTATCGATTACATCGGCAAGCCATGTAAGCTTTCCGAAATGAACGAACTGTTTGAACGCGTGCGTGCGCGGCGTGGATTGAAGCTTCACACTCTTGCCCTTCAAAAAGCAAAACAACCTCAAAATGCTCGCACGGTATTGATCGGGCAATCCGAGGAAATGAAGACCATCGCAACCTTGGTGTCCAAGGTTGCCAAGACCAACAGCTCCGTCCTGATTCGAGGCGAAACAGGATGCGGTAAGGAATTGGTGGCGCGCTCTGTCCACGAACATAGCTTGCGTGCCAACCGCGCCTTCGTCGCCGTCAACTGTGGTGCCCTCCCCGAGCACTTGATCGAAAGCGAACTCTTTGGACATAAGAAGGGGGCATTCACCGGCGCGGATTCGCAGAGGGATGGCCTCTTTCATGAGGCCGATGGGGGCACGATTTTTTTGGATGAGATCGGCGAACTCCCGTTACCCATGCAAGCCAAATTGCTGCGAGTCTTGGAGAGCGGTGATATCCGTCGAGTAGGCGACAACGAGGTCCATCATGTCGATGTCCGCGTCGTGTGCGCGACGCACCGAAATCTGGAGCAAATGGTCGAGGACCAAACCTTTCGAGAAGACTTGATGTTTCGTATCAATACCTTCGAAATCCATGTCCCTTCGCTACGAGAACGCTCCGAAGACGTCATGCTCCTCGCGCGACACCTCTATTTGCGTCACCATCCAGAACACGATTCCATCGATGAACTCTTTGACGACGAGACCATCGCCGCATTCAAACAGCATCCTTGGCCTGGCAATGTCCGGGAACTTGCCAATGTCGTGGAATACGCGACGATCCTTTGCGACAAACCTCCGATAGGCCTCAAACATCTCCCCAAGCATTTCTGCGATAAGCGGATGAAGCGAGAAGTCCGAGCCAGCATGCCCGCTCTCACCCTGCGAGACATGGAAGTCCTCGCGGTACAAGAGGCCATCGATCGACACAACGGGAACAAGCCCGCTGCCGCCGAAGAGCTGGGGATCAGCTTGAAAACCCTCTACAACAAACTCAACCAAGCAGAACCGGGCAGGCGGGCAGCCGTCTAG